The following are encoded in a window of Candidatus Woesearchaeota archaeon genomic DNA:
- a CDS encoding DNA-directed RNA polymerase subunit A', with translation MIDETGLPQHPHKKVKSIVFGIMSPKLIKQMASAKVVTPELYDKEGYPVDGGLMDTRLGVIDPGLRCRTCGAKLKECPGHFGYIEMARPVIHINYVGLILTIIKCSCKECGKLLIPNNQREKILEKIENFDAFESLESRRKFITENVKSLKTINKCPHCKSRQQKITLEKPSTFLEADKRISPIEIRTRLEKLSEDDVNFLGFNAKQMRPEWLILTVLPIPPVTMRPSITLESGERSEDDITHKMGDIVRINQRLFENINAGAPEIIIEDLWDLLQYHVTTFFNNEVPQLPPARHRSGQPLKTIAERIKSKEGRIRHNLAGKRTNFSARTVISPDPMIELNEVGVPMIVATKLTVPERMTEWNSAYLKKFIENGAKKYPGANYVVRPDGKKKKITDDMKEAILEEIQPGYMVERHLMDGDIAIFNRQPSLHRMSMMCHRVRVLPGRTFRLNPTVCNPYNADFDGDEMNLHIPQTEEARAEAQTLMQVQTQLISPGFGLSVIGCIQDAVSGNYVLTKLVKAIPRKKAVDILMKVGIEDYSRLPKKEIITGNELFSMLLPEGLTYYGKTMSKDEIEIVDGQLKKGYMDRLSLGEAKGLLLRHIHKKYGDAYTAGLIARIQKLGIFTLKYTGFTTSIADTDLPKIAQEKIEEILTDSYTDVDKLIESFNKEELETFPGKSMQETLELKILERLNKARNETGKIVDEYSTKETGTIMMSRSGARGKPLNLAQMAACVGQQAMRGGRIIKGYKGRTLSCFKRGDLTPSARGFIRRGFKQGLKPHEFFFMGMTGRDSLMDTALRTPKSGYLYRRLANAMQDIKVDYDNTVRNASHKIIQFKYGEDGIDVCKSVGGKLDIKGVISEVIHAKKA, from the coding sequence ATGATTGATGAAACAGGCTTACCACAGCACCCGCACAAAAAAGTAAAAAGCATAGTTTTCGGAATAATGAGTCCAAAACTAATTAAGCAAATGGCTTCGGCTAAAGTTGTTACACCTGAGCTTTACGATAAAGAAGGATATCCAGTAGACGGAGGTCTTATGGATACACGATTAGGAGTAATTGATCCAGGACTTAGATGTAGAACTTGCGGTGCAAAATTAAAAGAATGTCCAGGACACTTTGGATATATTGAAATGGCAAGACCAGTAATTCACATTAATTATGTAGGTTTAATTTTAACAATCATCAAATGCAGTTGTAAAGAATGTGGTAAATTACTAATTCCAAACAACCAAAGAGAAAAGATTTTAGAAAAAATTGAAAACTTTGATGCATTCGAAAGTTTAGAATCAAGAAGAAAATTTATCACAGAAAATGTTAAATCACTAAAAACAATCAATAAATGTCCTCACTGTAAATCAAGACAACAAAAAATCACTCTTGAAAAACCATCAACATTCCTTGAGGCAGATAAAAGAATTTCACCTATTGAAATTCGAACAAGACTTGAAAAATTAAGTGAAGACGATGTTAATTTTTTAGGATTTAATGCAAAACAAATGAGACCTGAATGGCTTATTTTAACAGTACTGCCAATTCCGCCTGTAACTATGAGACCTAGTATTACTCTTGAATCAGGAGAGCGAAGTGAAGATGATATCACACACAAAATGGGAGATATTGTAAGAATCAATCAACGTCTTTTTGAAAATATTAATGCAGGAGCACCAGAAATTATTATTGAAGATTTATGGGACTTACTCCAATATCACGTTACAACATTCTTCAACAATGAAGTACCACAGTTACCACCAGCAAGACATCGAAGTGGACAACCACTAAAAACAATTGCTGAGCGAATCAAAAGTAAAGAAGGAAGAATTAGACACAATCTTGCAGGAAAGAGAACTAACTTTAGTGCGCGTACTGTAATTAGTCCAGATCCAATGATCGAACTAAATGAAGTAGGAGTTCCTATGATTGTTGCAACTAAATTAACAGTTCCTGAAAGAATGACTGAATGGAACTCTGCATACTTAAAAAAATTCATTGAAAATGGAGCAAAAAAGTATCCAGGAGCAAACTACGTAGTAAGACCTGATGGAAAGAAAAAGAAAATTACAGATGACATGAAAGAAGCAATTTTAGAAGAAATTCAACCAGGATACATGGTAGAGCGACACTTAATGGATGGCGATATTGCAATTTTTAACCGACAACCAAGTTTGCATCGAATGAGTATGATGTGTCATCGAGTAAGAGTTTTACCTGGAAGAACATTTAGGTTAAATCCAACTGTTTGTAATCCATACAATGCGGACTTCGACGGAGATGAGATGAACTTACACATCCCACAAACTGAAGAAGCACGAGCAGAAGCACAAACTCTGATGCAAGTACAAACACAATTAATCTCACCAGGATTTGGACTGAGCGTAATTGGATGTATTCAAGATGCAGTATCAGGAAATTATGTTCTAACAAAACTAGTTAAAGCAATTCCAAGAAAAAAAGCAGTTGACATTTTAATGAAAGTAGGAATTGAAGATTACTCAAGATTACCAAAAAAAGAGATCATTACAGGAAATGAATTATTCAGCATGTTACTTCCTGAAGGATTAACTTATTATGGAAAAACTATGAGTAAAGATGAAATTGAAATTGTTGATGGACAACTCAAAAAAGGATACATGGACAGACTAAGTCTTGGAGAAGCAAAAGGATTATTGTTAAGACACATACACAAAAAGTATGGTGATGCTTACACTGCAGGACTAATTGCAAGAATCCAAAAACTTGGAATTTTCACTTTAAAATACACCGGGTTTACAACTTCTATTGCAGATACAGACTTACCAAAAATTGCTCAAGAAAAAATAGAAGAAATCCTAACTGATTCATATACTGATGTAGATAAACTAATTGAATCATTCAATAAAGAAGAACTCGAAACTTTCCCTGGAAAATCCATGCAAGAAACTTTAGAATTAAAAATTCTTGAGCGACTAAATAAAGCAAGGAATGAAACAGGAAAAATTGTAGACGAATACAGCACCAAAGAAACAGGAACAATAATGATGTCACGAAGTGGTGCAAGAGGAAAACCTCTAAACTTAGCTCAAATGGCGGCATGTGTAGGTCAGCAAGCTATGAGAGGAGGTCGAATTATTAAAGGCTACAAGGGAAGAACCCTAAGTTGTTTTAAACGAGGAGACTTAACACCTTCCGCTAGAGGATTTATTAGACGCGGATTCAAACAAGGATTAAAACCACACGAGTTTTTCTTCATGGGAATGACTGGACGAGACAGTCTGATGGATACAGCTCTTCGTACACCAAAATCAGGATACCTATATAGAAGACTTGCAAACGCGATGCAAGATATAAAAGTAGACTATGATAATACTGTAAGAAATGCAAGTCATAAAATCATCCAATTCAAATATGGAGAAGATGGAATTGATGTTTGTAAATCAGTTGGTGGAAAACTAGACATTAAAGGAGTAATCTCTGAAGTTATACATGCAAAAAAAGCATAA